The Elaeis guineensis isolate ETL-2024a chromosome 12, EG11, whole genome shotgun sequence sequence CCATTTTTAAAGGAAGTTCAAGCAGCAATTGTGAGCATTGCCATGATCCACGATCGGATGATTCAATGAGGCTCTAAGTTTCCAACAAAAGATTGGGAGAAGGGATATTTCAGCATTCAGAAGAATCTTTTGCATGTTCTTTAATGTAATAATGTTTAAGATTCACAAACCAATGAGTACTGGAAATTGTTCATGACTAAACTGCATGAGTCATCCAAATCCGATCCAGACAATTTTCAGACCAAAGGATTTGGAAACTATTATGTAAAGCTTTTCAAAACTGGCATGTATTTCTCTGAGCCCTTTCTTTAGTTTAGCCATACTCTTCACTAGTAAATTATTGGCCATTGTTATCATTATATATGTGAATACTATACCATTTCTGTTAAACTTGATGGTCCTTTAAGTTGGATGTACTATGCATATGACAAAGTCATGTGCATGATTTTTCTTTCATGTCTGTCACAGAAACATATAGTCAAGAAATCAATAATATTAGTCGTTTGGGAAAGATTGATCATTGATAATGTAACTCCTAATACCTCCATGTGTCAAGGAGCCAAAGTTGATATACTTTGGTGCTTTTGTGAATATATTTGCTGGGACATGGTACCTCTAGCAAGGCAGACTTTTATTAAATGTTATTCTGCTTCTTTATGCCACATAAATTCTAGTTTCTGGCAAAAGAACTAGTTTTTCATAATTCTTTTGTATGTAGCCCATTGTGTATATTGAACATGTTTGATTTTTAACACTGAAAGAACATAACAAACGAATGTTTAAGCACTCCTTAACTGTGACTTACACTAAGAGAATGTGTGGAAAAACTGCGGCTTCTGAATATGCCTGAAGATCGTAATCGTCGGCTAAATGAAGTTCCTGAAATACATGCTGACCCACATATGAGTCCAGATTATGAAACAGCTGAGGAAGAGGAAGAACCAGATAGTAAAAGACACGGTATATTTCAATTTGAAATTTTGACTGTCTTATTTGTGTAACCTTTATGCTTTGCCTGTGTTGTTTTCATTTTATAATTCTTATGATAAATTGCTTGCAGTGCATGCAGATCACTACAGTAGATCGAGGGCCTCTGCCTTCCTTAGGAAAGGAAAGGAACTAACTTCTCCTGGAAGAGGAATTTCCATTTCTGGTGATAACTGGAATGATTCACGAAAAAATTCAAACATTGGGGAGTCAAGTAGAAGTATACTGACTGAAGGTGCATCTAATAAATCTGCTAGTAGGGTTGGTATAACAAATGAGTCATCTTGGAAACAAGGAAATGATGTGCACCAGACAAGAAGTTGGGAACCCCCAAAAACTCCAACAAATGCAACTGGTTTGGAAACTGGTGCTTGGGATAATAACCAGCACGGTTTAAGACCTGGACAGTCATCTGGTGTTCAACCAGGAACTCCAACAGCATTTCTATCAACTGGTGTTGCAGTACCATCTAATGCAAGTGAGTCTGAGAAGATCTGGCACTATCACGATCCATCTGGGAAAATCCAAGGCCCCTTTTCGATGGTGCAGTTGCGAAAGTGGAGTACGACTGGATACTTCCCTACCAACTTGAGGATTTGGAAAACTTTTGAGAAGCAAGAAGACTCTATTTTGTTGACTGATGCACTGAGTGGGAAGTTCCGAAATGACTTACCACAGTGTGAACCTGCACATAATAGTTTAACGGACGACAAGCAGAATGTAGCAAATTGGAAAGCCAGTCGGAATGATGCTAATTTATCTACCCCTGGTATAAATGAGGCGGCAAAAGCTGATAGGTTTGTTACTCGGCCATCTGCTTGGTCTGCACCAAAGACAGAAGTTATCAATCCTAACGAGGGAGGTTTTGGAACCTCTTCGAGAGACCAGGGATCATCAAAGGGTATGAATGCCGGGCCAGGGCAAATGCAAGGTTGGAATGGTGCAAGAACGGCAGCATCATTTACTGGGAGTCCTTATCAACCACTATCCCATCAAAGTAGTGGCAGTCGAGGAGGAAATTCTGGTAGATGGAATGGAATTCAGGACCATGGAAGTAATTGGGGTTCAAACAAACCCATGGGGTCACACCCTACGAGTCAGGTTTATGACAAGCCACATCCTCAATGGAGTTCTTCAAGTCACCAGTCTTCTGAAGATATGTCTCAGGTCCAAACAAGTGAATTTTCAAATCAATGGAAAAATGATTCATTTAATCTTCCTACAGCACCACAGTTGGGCAGCAGAGACTCGACATGTGAGCAAGGTGCTTTAAACAACTCTCTCCCTTCAAGTGCTTCTGTTCAACCCATGATCTCTGGCAGGGGTACCACTCCAAGTAGCAATGAAGCACACCAGTCTTCCTCTTCAAGTGGTATGTCTAGTAAAACTACTATGTCAGATTCTGTTGGGCCATCGGGTTCAAGTGCTGTAACTGATATGCTTAAGCAAACTGTCACTGCAGATGGTGGTAATCCTCATCCTGCTGCAATGGCCTCAATGCCAAATACAGCTGAAGTGGTAGACACCATGGGGTCTTCCCAACTTTCAGATAAGGCAGTTAATAGGGGAAAATTTCAGATATCCAGTCATCAGAAAAAGCCTTCTGCACATGAGTCATCGATGACTTTGGAAAACCTACCATCTCTTGAATTGCCTTATGGGGATGAAGTCATTCCTCCAAGTACTGATACGCAGCTTTCTGGTGGCTTGGACAAGAACCAGTGCCCACAGAGTGATTACACATGTCCAGCTTCAGGAAGCGAGCAGGTATCAGGTGATGTTTTATCTTCTGAATGCAGTGAGACAGTCCCTTCCCAGTTGAATGACAGGCAGGACCGTCGTGTAGTCTGGCAAGGTCAACATGGTCTTGGCAAAAAGTGGGCTGAAGCACATGACAGCTTTGCTGATAAAACTGGAAAGTCATTGGTAGATGGCAGGGGATCAGATCCTTGTTCTGTTGTTGATGCACGTGATACGAATCTGATCACTGAATCTGATGCATTGGAGCCTGAATCAGCTCCGCAATCAGAAATTTCTTCAGGCCCTAATTTAGGGTCTGAATCTCTAGGCTGGGCATCTTATTCCGCCCCAAAACAAAAGCCTGACAGCTCGTGTCCCAATCCCCCATCTGCTGAGAATAGATCAGAACAAAATCAATCCCCAAGGCCAGAGCCAAGCCTCGCAGCTCCTGAGTGCATCAATTCTCATAATTTGCGAATACCATCGGATGGGAAGTGCATCGAGCATTTGATGCATGCTCCAGCAATTAAAATGATTTCTTCTGAATGGAGTGGTGGTGCCAATTCTACCTTTGGTGACAGTCAAAATGTTCATTTTGTCTTGTCAGATGGTTCTAAGCCTTTGGCATCTTCTCAGTGTGAGGCAAGTGCATCTGTTGAACCTGCTCAATCATCAAATGCAGGCCTCAGTGCTGTAGCCCATGTTCAGAACACTTTCTGGGGAGTAGCCCCACAAAATCCAAACATGGGTCCAGGATCACAGGGAAATGCAAATATGAACTGGGCAACAACAATACAAAGCAACATGAACATGGGCTGGGGATTGATTGCTCAGAGCAATATGAACGTCTCTCAGGGAACACCAGCTCAAGGGTTTGCAAATTTGAACATGGGTTTTGGGGCACCACCTCAGGCAAATATGGTTGTGAATGCAGGTTGGGTACCAGCAGCACCGGGAAATACAAATGCAAATCCAGCTTGGGGAACACCATTTCAGGGAAACCCAAGCCCTGGTACTGCCTGGGGGGCACAGGTGCAGGGAAGTATGACAGTAAATCCTGGTTGGGGCACGTTCCCACAGAGCAATACGAACCCAAATCCAGGATTGGTAACACCGCCATCAGGAAATGCAAACCAGAATGCTAGCTGGGGAGCACCAACACAAGGAAATATGGATACAAACTTGTCTACTTGGCGATCAGGACAAGGAAACATGAATCTGACGTGGGATCCATCAGGTGGAGACATGAACAGCTGGAACACTCCTCAAGCACAAGCTGGAGATAGGCATTCTGGTCAGGGTGGCAGCGACTCAGGGCATTCTGCTGGGAGGCCTATGTGGAATAGGATTCAGTCTAGTGGTGGGGGAGGGTCATCTCGACCTCCTTCAAGAGGGCAGAGAGGAATATGCAGATTCCATGAGAATGGGCACTGCAAGAAAGGAGCATCCTGCAACTACATTCATTCATGATCGGGTAAGGAGGAGAAAAACAtggtttcttttttcctttttgtacATAGTCTCTCTGTTGGTAGGCTTGGAAGCTATATGGCTTTGAAGCTGTTTTTGTCTTGCCATTTGGACTTTGTGCTGTTAAAATAGTATTTATGTAGCCTTCTTATTGGTAAACCCTACCCACTGACACTAGAAATAAGGCATCCGGACAGATCTTCATTTGATGTAACTGAGATGGTAGCCTGTTCCTTCTCGGAGGCACAATGTTATGGCTGACCATATGGTCCACAAGCCAAACCTGGTGCACTTGTAAGGTGATCCATGTCTGCATAGTTTGTGTTCTCATACATGTGTACCGGCAATCACCTTGCAGCTAAGAAGTCAAAACAACTTTGAGCTGAGCTCCAAAGCCGTTGGTGGTTAGAGCAATGTTTGATAAGGGTTCTGGACAAAATCAATTGATCTGAATCATCATCTGGTAGCTCTTACAAGTGctgtgatattttataattttgctcCTTGTGATGCAAAATTTTGGTCCAATTTTACATAATTCTCTCAAGTCTTGAAGGgttgtgaaaattttattgtttccGGAAGCTCCAAGTACTCTAATTAATTATTAGTTGTCTATAGAAATTCTCAAGCTTCTGTAATGACCAGTTTGATTCCTACAAGCGTGTGACTATCTCTTTGTCCGTATCAGTTTTTATCATTAATAGGCGACAAATATCAGCTGCAATGGAGAGCTGATGAATAGAAAGCTTCAATCACCAGGTGGTTTGTTACCTCAACAATTTTTTACTTCCCCTTTTTTTTGTCCTTGTTTATACCCAATCTTTGAAGGCAACAGGACAGTCCAGTGTGGAAATTAAGAGTTAATTCTTGTTTAAAAAATCCAGTGCAATTCTTGCCCCTCTTTGCCTAATTGCCACTTTGTATCAAAAGATAAGGACAGCATGATAACTCTATTAGATTGATGCATTAACAATTTGGAAGATTTccagtgggagaaatcttttgcctGTGGTCCTGTAGAAGACTTGAGAACAAGCAGTTTTAGAAATATCCTATTTTTATGATTGGGCCTGTGTTGTTGGTGATGCCATTAGTCAATATGGACTCCTAGGCTGCTGAATTTTACCTTAGCCTCTGATTTATCTTTACCTCTTGTTACGGAAGTGCTTGTGAGGGCCTAATACAGTGCCTGGAAttggagaaattatatcctatatgGTGTACACCATATGGCTCTGCATGCTGCCAATTACAGTCATTAATTTCTAAAGTCTTATTCATCAAGTTTTTATTTCGGGGCAACACTATAAGGGCAAGCGGCTGTGGTCGGTAGTGTACATGGTTATGTTGTGCACACcgtataggatataattttttgattaactGTAGCTGATGTAAGCATGATATATCATATTATACGTCTAAACCACTCTTGAAAGCATTATAGGCGAAAGGGAGAGCAtccgaaagttttttttttttttaagataataggAGTAACGGAAAGTTATTGCTGGCGTAGTTTATACGAGGTTAAGCGGGTATGTGCTTTGCTTGCCGTGGaggatgaagatttttttttttttttgggatgaagTGTGGAAAAATAATGTTATCCCATGTAATGATTGCAGCAGGATTGAGCGTTTGGATGCAGATGTTGTTTGGTAGCTATTTGGCGATAAGGTTGGCTTTTCAAGAAGCTAGAAAGGTTTTGCCCTTTCAATCTGGTTCATTGTATTGGAGAATATATTTGGATAATTTTCAGAGATGATGAATTATAGTGATCATTAACTATAGTTAAATGTCATATTACTTCATTAATTTTGAGTAATATTTGCGTAGCTATAATACAATACTAAAATATGACATCAAATACACAGCAGATGAATGGtggtataataatattataattttggagTACtggattaattatatttatactattaaatataataaaaaattacattaTGCTATTAATTATCACTTAATATTGTTTAAGATAGTATAATATTAACACATTGATGTGCAATATTTTTGGTGATGTGTGGCATAGGAATGTTAAAAGTTATTCCAGAAggtgatatattattttttatattattatctataataaaatattatactatTTCACATTAAAATACTAATTTTTAAGTTAGCATTTATGTAGCAGAATGTTACATTAAAATGACATGGAATATGACGGATAAAAATTGATACAATGATGCTATAATTTATTGTAATATTGGACTGCAATGTCAAATATAACATGTGACCGTTATTTAAGTTATCAGGCTATTTAAAATATGCGTCATGGTGACCGTACATATTATATACTAGATTGTTATAACATTGGAAAAAATGAAGTAGAATACTacaatatattatgatatattatatatagaACATATGATGTTGGGTGAGTGTTGAAGGGAAAAAAAAGGGCTAAATCTGAGCATTATTTAAGTTATAAGGTTATTTTAAAATATGCAGTATGGTGACCGTATGCCAAAAGTTATAACTTGAAAGATCTAATTTTGcaatcattaaaattttattaactaGCAAGCTTATCACTTTGTCACATCTCGGATCTAAGACTATGAGTCAAAGGTCACAGTAACTACTGCATATTTATGGAGAACTCTTTCCACAAAAATAGAAACTATTACAAACATAATATTAATGCATCATAATgagattaatttaaataattaaaaattaattaattaaccaatctgattaataatcaaatttaaaatcttaCATCAAACAATTCTCaactaaaaattcaataataataataatagtagatCTCAATTCAATTTTGTTGATATTGTCAAATCTTGTTTCTAATCTCACTCTTAAGCAATATTCATATTTCTAATTACGTAtctaaaacaaaaaagaaaaaaagaggtaaTAAGCTCAGTAGCCTAATAAGTAATGatagatatttcaaatattattataAGATATATATTCAAAACAAATATCATGAATAAATATAGAAATATATTTCATGgttatttaatcaaatcaaattctttcaaatattcatatacacaCATAATCATGGTTAGATTAggatacagatgattcaaaagagATTGAGAGTGAACAAATTTAATAGTGTCTGACAAGAACTAAAGGGGAGGCTAGCGATACCACTAGGGATCAATTTAATTAACTAGCTTTATCTGATCACTTAAAATATAATGACTCAATAGAGATTAATAAGAACTAGATTTTGTAATACTTGACAAAGACTTAGATAGTGTGAACATGCCGACCGATTAATAGGATGGCTCAAATTTCCTCTATTGAGATCAATTCAAATTTAAAGCAAGAACGCTAACTATGCAGTAATGTCCGATGACATATATCGATCTAATCAAAGCAACTATATTTGTTCAAAGATTTGGCTAGAGTATAAGTAGTTTAGTAGAAATTGAAGATGATTAAATTTAATAGTGTTCGATAATAACTAAGGCCGAGGCTGACACATTGTCCGGAGGCCATGGATGGAGACCTCTCTTCATTAAGGTCTGTCAAATTATTAAAAGAAGGCCATTGCTGGATCAAATAACATTAGGGAGATAAAaacaatttagagagagaaagtagagagaaagtggagagaaaaatttttaagggagagaaattagggaagagagagactctctctctttcttctttttctttttctttctttttcttcttctctctttgttctttctttttccaTTCTTGATGGAATAAGGGATTTTAATTTCCCTTTCATCTCGAAATGCAGTAGCCTGGTGGCGGTGGTTGTTGCCGCTAATGCTAGCCATAATGGTGCAGTGGAAGGCACCTCGACCAATGCTAGGCAGTGACAATCGATGCTGGAAAATcaaaagatatggatagaaaATAACATAAAATAGAGCCCAAGTTTTTTTAAAGAAATTCCAGCAATAGATGGCCAGAAACCAAGCTTTGTGGACAAGGAAGAGGGAGCACAATGAGAaggatttttatcttattttcggAGATGATTGGATGTGATTTTGACAAACTCTGTGGAAACTCTCAGATGTTTGGCAGAGGGGATTGAAATCAGTGTGGAAAGGGGACTCAAAATGGATTTAAGAAGGATTAGAATCAAAGTTTGGAAGGTCTTCAAGCATCAAAATCCTCCTCAAACTCGACTTCTAGTTGAGGAAGATGAGTCTTGATTGTCATGCCCCAATTTGAGATTGTGAACCAAGAGTTGTAGCAACTGTCACATAcccatgaagaactctcttcacAAAAATATAAGACATTCAaagcacgatatcaatgcatcataataaaattaatttagataacTAAAAATCTAAATTCAATCAATTAATTAACCAATTCGACTAATAAGCAAAATTTAGAAGTCTTACATCAAACAATTCtcaattaaaatttttgtaataataacaataatagatcttaatccaattttaTCGATACTATCAAATTTCGCTTCTAATCTTACTCCCAAGCAATACCTATGTCTCAAACTAAGTATCtgaaactaaaaagaaaaaagagataataAGCTCGATAGTCTAGTAAATAATGAATATCTTAAtttgatattttagatattattataaaatatatatatatataaataaatatcatgaataaatatagaaatatatttcatgctcatttatgcaaatcaaattctttcaaatattcatatacatatatcaccaaaaatctaatttgaaacaAATCACATATAACTTATTATCCTTTAGCTATGATCATACTTATACTCTATGGTGGGGCTCGAATAGAAATAATGAATACAATAGTAATCAAAATACCAATACACAACTCCTATTGGTAGGATCCAGAATACCCATGCATAACCCCCCTATTGGTAGAGTCTAGAGAACCAATATATAACCTCCATTAACAGGGTTCTGAATATAGTTAGACCGAGAGCTCAAATCCGatgtatataaaaatatttttacaaaataacatatatatcataattcaagtcaatatatgtatatttcataataaactaataaatcataattttttaaaaatcttaaaattataaatttactctCCAAtcgaaatataatttcataaattatatgTAAATTAATAACTAAACTATctacttttaaaaataaaattatttaaataaaatatctcaaaaagataaTTCATTATTATCTATGTAGAAGCAACGAATGGATAGATTCATCAATGCTGAGAGGGACTTTTAAATCTATTACTCAAATATATTCTTGTATCAATATTAAGTCAtaactaattaaaaataaaaatcctaaattcGGACACCCTCATAGGGCTGACAAAGTGGTTGCATCCGACATCTTGATCGATCCAATCAAAATGATTTTATCTAATCATTATTTGACCAAGATATAGGTGATTTAATAGAGttcaagggtgatcaaatctagtAGTATTCAACAAGAGCTAAAGTGGAGGCTGGTGATACTATTATGGGTCAATTTGATCAAGTAGCTTCATCTAATCAAGATTACTTAAGATTTTTAATGACTCATAGATCTTATCACGCTCGATAAAGACTTAGATGGTATGGATATATTGGCCAATCAATAGGATggtttgaagtttctctattaggATCAATTTGGATTTAAAGTGATAGGACTGACTAGGCGATAATGCTCTATGATATATGTTGACCCAATCGAAACAACTACATTTGATCAAAGACCTAGCTAGAATATAGTGGTTCAATAGAAATtaaagatgatcaaatctaatagtgTTCGACAGTGATTAAGGTAGAAGCTAAACATTATTCGTCAGCCATGGGTTGGGACCCCTCTTCATTAGGGTCAGTCAAATCAATTGTTGGATTAAATAACACCATAGGGACAAAAACAATttggaaagagaaagtagagagaggaatTTTCTAAAGAAAGATTAGAGAGAAAGTGagaaaagagaggagggagagaagagagagaaactcactctacttcttcttcttcttcttcttcttcttcttcttcttcttcttcttcttcttcttttttttttttttttttttttttttttttttttcttctcttttcttttcttttcttttcttttcttttctttggtgGAATAGGGGATTCTAATTTCCCCTTCTTACGGGAATGTTGCAGCATTTGCCAGTGGCGGTGGCTGTTGCTGCCAACATTGGCCACGATGGTGCAGTGGAAGGCACCTCAGCTAGCACTCGGCGGCGACAATCAGTGtcgaaaaattagagaaaatggACGGAAAATAATAGAAAACTAAGCCCGGATTTTTTCAAAGAAATTCTGATGATAGTCAGTTGGAAACTAAATTTTGGTGGCTGAGGGAGAAGATAGTGAGAAGAAATTTTACCTTATTTCCAGTGACGATTGGATGCGATTCCAGTGAATGCTGTGGAAACTCTCAAAAGACGAAGAAGAGGAAAATGAATTTCTTCCGGTGATGGTCCATGGTGGGGGTTGAAGTCGGCGTAGAAGGGGGCTCAGAATGGATTTAAATAGGATTATAATCCAAATTTGGGTGGTCTCCAGGCATCAAAATCCTCCTCAAACTCGGCTTCTAGTAGAGGAGGAAGATGAGTCCTAATCCGACCCATCCCTCTTCCCAGCACAtgttggccaaaagatttttttaaattggtCATGCTTTAAAAGCCATGCTGCCCTTTTGGGCCATCTCCTGATGTGTTGGTTCTGTTATCTGGGCCAGTCAAAAGGACCAGGCTTAGAACTTTGTCCGATCCACCGGGATAGGGTGTTGCACTCTTCTTCGGAGATCTGCTTGAAAAAGCAACAGAAAAAGAAGCACTCATGCTAATAAATTGGCCATTTTTTTCCAAACCCTTATTGTAAAATTCACGAACATCATTGGCCCAGAATGATGAGACAGAGCaaggtataaaaaataaatcaatggAAAAGCAAGCATCAGCCTCGTCGCAGATCTAAGCATCATCAGCTCAGGAAAATATGTAGGACCGTACAGATGGGTGCAACTGCGATGCCAGTTGACCatggaaagcaaaaaaaaaaaaaaaaaaaaaataaaagaagaaaggtacaacctttttttttttccccaaaccCCAAAAGCAATCTTCGCTACCAAAATCTGCCGGAACAAAATTTCTCTAATCCTTGGTCCCTAGGGGCAATAGACACCTATTCTTCAACATGTACATAGTTACAAATAActgcatacacacatacataattGTGCCCTAGGACAATATAACAATTGTTGGGAGAATATAACTGCTGTGTAAGAGCTAATATAAGCGTGTACAATATTAGTGTAAGTGTGTGCAAATCTTGTATAAATGTGTGGAGGACTAAAAATTAAATGATAATGGTCGAGAGAGTACTTGTTAAAGCCTGGACAAAAGAGGAGCGGGTTCTAAATTCCTCGAAAAAGGTACCAGCCAAGCAATTGAGGGCATCATTACGCATCTCTGCAACACATCGGCGAATGTCTAGAACCACAAGCTGCGAAGCTGTTCAACCATCGGCAAGGCGGAAACTGACATTTTTAAATCCCCAAACGGCCCACTCCAACAAGTGACAGCAACAAAGCCCATAAAGGGCAACAGCACATCTGAATAACAATGCCACGgagcagatatatatatatatttttttaagagatgAAATTACAAAAGAGAGCTGCTCAAAACATTTGATCGACAATATAACGGGCAGACTGAACCACCCAAAATGGGCCTCATCACCACAATTGTGGACCACAATTTTTTCTGTTTGAATGAGCatttttacaaaaataatattaattttaaaaatatttacgaAAATAATATTCCATGCAAACTATTTTGGAAAATGCTGCCCATCAGAAAATCACCCTATTATAGGATGATTTTATTTGCCACATGGCCACGGAGAAGTCAGAATGCAAAGGGGAGGGGTGCTAGCTCAATAGTCGCACTATGATAGGGCGACTTATAGAGCCGTCTTATGATAGGGcgactctctcctttctcttctgaACTcatccctctctctcctctctccctcactGATTCTCGATTTCTATCACCTCCTCTCTCTCCGTCACTTATAGAATCACCCTATCATAGGACGACTTATAGAGCCGCCCTACGATAGGATGACTTATGCCATCTGTTCCTTAGCTGGCGGTAAGAACGGTGAGTCAGCATATAAAGTTGCCCTATCATAGGGCGACTTTATTTCGAACAGCATTtcgataaataattttaaaaagatattattttgataattttttttaaaaattaatattaaatcgaTAAAAAATCTTGTTTGAATATCACCTTAGATGTAATTGATGCTTACAAGAGTCATCCATAGCTTTGTTAGGCATTCATATTTTTAGGAGCCAACCTTTATTATAAGAGAAATTCTTAATACACTGCATGTGGTGCAGTAAAATTGATGTAGAATAT is a genomic window containing:
- the LOC105035589 gene encoding uncharacterized protein isoform X3, translating into MGGPEEEEVHGPPPMNQLSEENPPPPPVVGEAGILSCEWREDREAAKGSQLPVSPALSPSSVFGEDEKCPALETDAAATCGVAGGDDSLEQEAIQMAVDVVLERQEDPAVPGSPAVFLPPSSGEDKKAPILETDVAATGGDAEGDDVMKEDFARMAVNMVEPQVDLPCRSSPVASPSSHAEDEEGPVFWPDAATTSGIAGGDDVLEVGATRMAIDAMEPQAEPRSLGSPSSSGGGEKKKDLASETDEATISPFGGGDAVVEEEDEQISAEATESPIGRVRRGGGRWKRGRPQKAHVGRALVRRKEEEEVCFICFDGGDLVVCDRRGCPKVYHPSCVNRDEAFFRAKGRWNCGWHICNICEKSSHYICYTCTYSLCKGCIREARFICVRGTKGFCETCMSTVMLIETNEHGNEKKDGVDFDDRSSWEFLFKDYWLDLKGKLSLTLEELKRARTPQKDSSLISRNVESTDDLCDAKNDQQASSDSSSGHPEERISPRKNEESIFAKKKGKKGSRKTTNKEGLAKEPENTGTSTCKDISWASDELLEFVAHMKDGDISELSQFDVQALLLEYIKRNNLRDRRRKSQIICDSRLENLFGKSRVGHFEMLKLLESHFLMKEASPLDTDDNQGGVVDPDPMDVEGNSDASIMTTSDNRRKSRRKVEGKEPQTNLDDFAAIDVHNIRLIYLRRNLMEDLLDDIDTFNEKVIGSFVRIRICGVGQRQDVYRLVQVKGTCKAADKYKSGKKTTDVMLEILNLDKTELITIDIISNQEFTEEECKRLRQSIKCGFISRLTVGEVQEKARALQAVRVNDWLESEKLRLAHLRDRASEKGRSKELRECVEKLRLLNMPEDRNRRLNEVPEIHADPHMSPDYETAEEEEEPDSKRHVHADHYSRSRASAFLRKGKELTSPGRGISISGDNWNDSRKNSNIGESSRSILTEGASNKSASRVGITNESSWKQGNDVHQTRSWEPPKTPTNATGLETGAWDNNQHGLRPGQSSGVQPGTPTAFLSTGVAVPSNASESEKIWHYHDPSGKIQGPFSMVQLRKWSTTGYFPTNLRIWKTFEKQEDSILLTDALSGKFRNDLPQCEPAHNSLTDDKQNVANWKASRNDANLSTPGINEAAKADRFVTRPSAWSAPKTEVINPNEGGFGTSSRDQGSSKGMNAGPGQMQGWNGARTAASFTGSPYQPLSHQSSGSRGGNSGRWNGIQDHGSNWGSNKPMGSHPTSQVYDKPHPQWSSSSHQSSEDMSQVQTSEFSNQWKNDSFNLPTAPQLGSRDSTCEQGALNNSLPSSASVQPMISGRGTTPSSNEAHQSSSSSDGGNPHPAAMASMPNTAEVVDTMGSSQLSDKAVNRGKFQISSHQKKPSAHESSMTLENLPSLELPYGDEVIPPSTDTQLSGGLDKNQCPQSDYTCPASGSEQVSGDVLSSECSETVPSQLNDRQDRRVVWQGQHGLGKKWAEAHDSFADKTGKSLVDGRGSDPCSVVDARDTNLITESDALEPESAPQSEISSGPNLGSESLGWASYSAPKQKPDSSCPNPPSAENRSEQNQSPRPEPSLAAPECINSHNLRIPSDGKCIEHLMHAPAIKMISSEWSGGANSTFGDSQNVHFVLSDGSKPLASSQCEASASVEPAQSSNAGLSAVAHVQNTFWGVAPQNPNMGPGSQGNANMNWATTIQSNMNMGWGLIAQSNMNVSQGTPAQGFANLNMGFGAPPQANMVVNAGWVPAAPGNTNANPAWGTPFQGNPSPGTAWGAQVQGSMTVNPGWGTFPQSNTNPNPGLVTPPSGNANQNASWGAPTQGNMDTNLSTWRSGQGNMNLTWDPSGGDMNSWNTPQAQAGDRHSGQGGSDSGHSAGRPMWNRIQSSGGGGSSRPPSRGQRGICRFHENGHCKKGASCNYIHS